One genomic window of Nicotiana sylvestris chromosome 10, ASM39365v2, whole genome shotgun sequence includes the following:
- the LOC104214088 gene encoding transcription factor MYBS1-like, whose translation MSTSTSTSSLMWSREEEKAFENAIAIHWIEDSKLQWQKIASMVPSKTIEELKQHYQLLVDDVTDIEAGNVPIPIYTGEETSSSTKDSSHGYSGISTGRSNCGYVNGFSASVHDQIGQGGKASSKSEQERRKGIPWTEEEHRLFLLGLDKFGKGDWRSISRNYVISRTPTQVASHAQKYFIRLNSMNRDRRRSSIHDITSVNNGEVATNQTPITGQQTNPSPSNAVGPNVGQRNQPNMHGLSMYGAPMGHPVAAPPGHHVSAVGTPVMLPPGHHPPYVLPVGYHMPPHPLPPMHHQ comes from the exons ATGTCAACATCAACATCAACATCATCACTAATGTGGAGTAGAGAAGAAGAGAAAGCCTTTGAAAATGCAATTGCTATTCATTGGATTGAGGACTCCAAATTACAATGGCAAAAGATTGCTTCTATGGTTCCAAGTAAAACCATTGAAGAACTAAAACAACATTACCAACTGTTAGTGGATGATGTTActgatattgaagctggcaatGTTCCAATTCCAATATACACTGGAGAGGAAACATCTTCATCAACCAAAGATAGCAGCCATGGCTATTCTGGGATATCGACCGGGCGGTCCAATTGTGGTTATGTAAATGGATTTTCAGCTAGTGTCCATGACCAAATTGGTCAAGGAGGAAAAGCAAGTTCCAAGTCTgaacaagaaagaagaaaaggaatacCTTGGACTGAAGAAGAGCATAG GTTATTCTTGCTTGGTTTAGATAAGTTTGGAAAGGGAGATTGGAGAAGTATTTCAAGGAATTATGTGATTTCCAGAACACCAACTCAAGTGGCTAGTCATGCCCAAAAGTACTTTATCCGATTAAATTCCATGAATAGAGATAGGAGAAGGTCCAGTATACATGACATTACAAGTGTCAACAATGGGGAGGTTGCTACAAATCAGACTCCTATAACAGGCCAACAAACCAATCCAAGCCCATCAAATGCAGTTGGACCCAATGTCGGGCAAAGAAACCAGCCCAATATGCATGGTTTGAGTATGTATGGTGCTCCGATGGGTCATCCGGTCGCTGCTCCACCGGGGCACCACGTGTCAGCAGTCGGAACACCAGTCATGCTTCCTCCTGGACACCATCCACCTTATGTTCTTCCAGTTGGATACCACATGCCGCCGCATCCTCTTCCGCCCATGCACCATCAATAA